In a single window of the Planctomycetia bacterium genome:
- the lpxD gene encoding UDP-3-O-(3-hydroxymyristoyl)glucosamine N-acyltransferase has protein sequence MPHRLTALAELLAQFNMPCEIVGDPNREITGVATLDEAGPTEISFLSNAKYEKALSTTKAGVVIVSKEQEIPSGLCVIRAPDPYAAVTVVMVHVHGYRKHERKGIDPRAVVDPTSKIGENAGICHNVTIGANVTIGRNAVMYPGVYVARDCQIGDDCILYPNVTIYEGSVLGNRVTIHAGSVIGEDGLGYAPVKGKWHKIPQIGIVEIGDDVEIGSNCSIDRATLGRTVIASGTKFSNLIAIGHGAKIGEDCMFVAQVGIAGSVTVGRHVTMAGKVGVAGHLHIGDEAQIAAMSGVMNDVPAGTSVAGAPAVPIKDAMRSFSYLARLPDMAKQIKQLEAQVEALRKKLSS, from the coding sequence ACGAAGCCGGCCCGACGGAAATCAGCTTTCTTTCGAATGCCAAATACGAAAAGGCCCTCTCGACGACCAAAGCAGGCGTCGTGATTGTCTCGAAGGAGCAAGAGATTCCCAGCGGTTTGTGCGTGATTCGCGCGCCGGACCCCTATGCCGCCGTGACCGTCGTGATGGTTCACGTTCATGGCTATCGCAAGCACGAGCGAAAAGGCATCGACCCGCGCGCTGTGGTCGATCCGACGTCGAAGATCGGCGAAAATGCGGGGATTTGCCACAACGTGACCATCGGCGCAAATGTCACGATCGGCCGAAACGCCGTGATGTATCCCGGGGTTTATGTGGCGCGCGATTGCCAAATCGGCGACGACTGTATTTTGTATCCGAACGTGACGATCTACGAGGGCAGTGTCCTGGGCAATCGCGTCACGATTCACGCCGGAAGCGTGATCGGCGAAGACGGCCTGGGATATGCGCCGGTCAAGGGTAAATGGCACAAGATCCCGCAGATCGGCATCGTCGAGATCGGCGACGACGTGGAAATCGGCTCGAACTGCTCGATCGATCGCGCCACGCTCGGCCGCACCGTGATCGCCTCCGGGACGAAGTTCAGCAATCTCATCGCCATCGGCCACGGCGCGAAGATCGGCGAGGATTGCATGTTCGTCGCCCAGGTGGGCATCGCCGGATCGGTGACGGTCGGCCGGCACGTGACCATGGCGGGCAAGGTCGGCGTCGCGGGACATCTGCACATCGGCGACGAGGCTCAGATCGCTGCCATGTCGGGCGTCATGAATGACGTTCCCGCGGGCACATCAGTAGCGGGCGCTCCGGCCGTTCCCATCAAGGATGCGATGCGGTCGTTTTCCTATCTGGCCCGGCTTCCGGACATGGCCAAACAGATCAAGCAACTCGAAGCGCAGGTCGAGGCGCTTCGGAAAAAACTAAGCAGTTGA